The following are encoded together in the Culex pipiens pallens isolate TS chromosome 1, TS_CPP_V2, whole genome shotgun sequence genome:
- the LOC120425426 gene encoding uncharacterized protein LOC120425426, which translates to MTPKLGDAPLTNVPWRAVICFQSHACSILFVSIVFGPRFGRCLIEKVLVKSRVLVKKATSGVCPTRSWTNLPGDRTGTALGWRNFFIFGDFFYQARRLLRTLPAGFVQDGRFVWRRKSLEAYFTKDCASQISESPQ; encoded by the exons ATGACACCTAAACTGGGCGACGCTCCCCTAACGAACGTACCATGGCGAGCTGTCATTTGTTTTCAATCGCACGcgtgttcgatcctgtttgTGTCGATTGTGTTTGGCCCGAGGTTTGGCCGCTGTTTAATCGAAAAAGTGTTAGTGAAATCGCGTGTGCTCGTGAAAAAGGCAACATCCGGCGTTTGTCCAACACGGTCTTGGACAAATTTGCCGGGTGACCGAACCGGAACGGCTCTGGGATGGCGGAACTTTTTCATATTTGG GGACTTCTTCTACCAGGCCCGGCGCCTGCTGCGGACACTTCCGGCCGGATTTGTTCAGGATGGTCGTTTCGTCTGGAGGCGAAAATCGTTAG AGGCCTATTTCACTAAGGATTGTGCTTCACAAATAAGCGAGAGTCCGCAGTAG